Part of the Nocardioides perillae genome is shown below.
AGCGCCGGGGTCATGAGCGCGCCGCCGCCCATCCCGGTCAGCCCGACCACGATGCCGACGAGGAACCCGGCGACGAGGATCGACAGGAAGCCGTCGGTGAGGAGATCGAGCATGCCGGGGACTATACGAGCAAGACCGCTAACTCTAGCGATCCGCTAGTCATCGCGTGGCGGCCTCAGTCCTCTGGGGTCAGCGCGGGCAGCACGGTCGCGAGCAGACGGTCGATGTGCTCCGCGGCAGCCTGAGCCGCGGCGTCGCCCCGACGGTAGGGGTCGGCCACGTCGAGGCCGGGCGAAGCGCTGCCACGCGAGGCCGCGGCCTCGGCCACCAGTGCGCGGCCGCGCGCGGTCGTGCCGGACGACTCGACGTAGGCGGCGAGCTGGCCGAGGGTGAAGACCTTGCGGAAGGCCTCCGGCTGGTCCTCGAGCAGGAAGGTGCGGTGGGTTGCCTCGGCGGTCAGCACCACGTCGGCCTCGTCGAGCAGCTCGCGGGTCACCGCGCGGCTGCGGAAGTCGCTGCTGTCGATGCTGCGCGCCTGCAGCTGGGCGGCCATCGCGGCGTCGGTCGGCTTGGCGTCGAACCCGTGGGTGCCGGCGCTGCTGACCACCACGCGGCTGGTGTCGCCGAGGTGGTGGCGGGCGGCGGCCTCCATGTAGGGGGAGCGGCAGATGTTGGCGGTGCAGACGAAGAGGATGCGGAGGGGGGCCTCTGCTTCGGCCTCGGGGGTTTCGACACGGGCCTGGCGGCCCTGCTCAACCACCGGTGAGGGGCGGCCCTGCTCAACCACCGGGGTGGGGCCCTGCTCGACGACCGACAGGGGGCGGGCTCGCTCGACCGCCGGTTCCGCGGTGAGGTCGAGGAGGCGCTCGGCTGCCAGGGCCTGCAGGACGTCATCGAGGGCGTCCTCGATGGTGCGACCGGTCGTGTCGACCCGCACCGACGCGTCCTGGGGCTCCTCGTAGGGCGACGAGATGCCGGTGAACTCGGGGATCTCCCCGCGACGGGCCTTGGCGTAGAGGCCCTTGCGGTCGCGGCGCTCGCACTCCTCCAGCGGCGTGGCGACGTGGACGAGGAAGAAGGTGCCGCCGGCGTCCTCGACGAGCTGGCGCACCTGCTGGCGGGTCTCGTCGAAGGGGGCGATGGGGCTGCACACCGCAAGGCCGCCGTGACGGGCGATCTCGGCGGCGACCCAGCCGATGCGGCGGATGTTGGTCTCGCGGTCGGCCTTCGAGAAGGTGAGGCCGGCCGAGAGGTTGCGGCGCACGACATCGCCGTCGAGGCTCGTGACGGTGCGAGCGGTGTGCTCGAGCACGCGGTCGACCAGGGCGCGGGCCAGTGTCGACTTGCCGCTGCCCGACAGGCCGGTGAAGAAGAGCACGAGGCCACGCTCGTCGGGTGCCTTGTCGGCCGCCCGCACGATGGCGCCGATCGCGCCGGAGTGCGTGCCGTAGGTGTAGTAGGTCTCGCCCGGCTTGGGCGCCGGTTCGGGCAGCGGGGAGAGCTCGCTCTGGTCGACGACGCGGTCGGAGCCGGCGTACGCCTGGACGACGCGGTCGCGGAGGTCGTCGGCGCGTCGTGTGAGGGGCACGGCCACGACGTCGGCCGCGTCCAGCAGGTCGGCCGCGACGAGCCCGGCCCGCAGCAACGCGGTCGCCGGGAGACCGTGTCGGTCGTGGCCGCAGAGCGCGAGGAGCACGAGGGGGCCGAGGTCACGGGCGGCCTCCAGCTGCTCGTCGCTCAACGCGCCGGTCACCACGAGTACGGCGCGCCCGGCGAACCGCTCGCGCACCTCGGCCGGGGTCAGGTGGAGGCGGCGGAAGGGACCGTAGTCGGGCCGCGACAACGGCTCCGCCACGCCGGCCGGCCACGCCACGCGGGCGAGGGGGAGGCCTTCGGGGTCGACGAGCTCGACGGCACCGGCCTCGCGGGCCTGCGTGTCCACCTCGGGCGGGAGGGCGAGGGTGACGGGGCTGCCCGGCTCGCCGAAGCCCCGCAACGGCGCGAGCGCCCCGGTCAGGAGCAGCTCGAGGTCGTCGAGCTCGGCGGGGGAGGGGCAGTGCTGCGGGGCGGTCGACACGGCGGTCAGTGTGCCAGCCGGTGGCGCTTAGGCTGCCAGGCATGTCGCACGTGGTCGTCGCCGAGGTCGTCCGTTCCGGGTTCGTCGAGGGACGCCACCACGGCTCTGTGGTGTCGCTCGCAGCCGACGGCTCCGTGGCGTGGTCGGTCGGTGACGCGGGCGAGCCGATCTTGCCGCGGTCGTGCAACAAGCCGGTGCAGGCGTTGGCCATGCTGCGTGCCGGCCTGGAGCTGCCGCCCGACCTGCTCGCCATGGCCTGCGCCTCGCACTCGGGGGAGGAGATGCACGTCGAGCGGGTGCACACGATCCTGCGCGGCGCCGGGCTCGATGCCGGGCACCTGCAGTGCCCGGCCGACTGGCCCCTCGACCCCGCCGTCAAGGAGGCCCTGCTGCGTCGCAGGGGTGACCGGTCGCGGGCTCACATGAACTGCTCGGGCAAGCACGCTGCCATGCTCGCGACCTGCGTCGTCAACGGGTGGTCGACGCACGACTACCTCGACCCCGCGCACCCGCTGCAGCGGCTGACCGTCGAGGTCTTTGCCGAGATGACCGGCGAGGAGGTCGACACGATCGCCACCGACGGCTGCGGGGCGCCACTGCTCTCCACCTCGCTGACGGGTCTCGCCACCGCCTTCCGCCGGCTGGCCCTCGGCCTCGACGGCCGGGACGAGGCCGACGTGCGGTCGATGCGGATCGCCGAGGCGATCCGCACCCACCCAGAGCTCGTGTCGGGCTCGACGCGCGACGAGCGGGCGCTGCTCGCGGCCGTGCCCGGCGCCATCGGCAAGGGCGGCGCGGAGGCGTGCCACGTCGTCGCGCTGCCCGACGGGCGGGCCGTCGCGCTCAAGATCGAGGACGGCGGCGAGCGGGCCCGCCCGGTCGTCATGGTCGAGGCGTTGTGGCGCAGCGGCGTGCTCGAGGTGCCGGGAGTCGACGTCGTCGCGGTCGAGGGGGTCGGGCGGCACGTGCTGCTCGGTGGTGGGCAGCCGGTGGGAGAGGTGAGGTCGGCGTTCTAGGGGTCGTGGCCGCGCTTGAGGTGGTCTCGACACGCTCGCTGGCGCTCGCTGCTCGACCAACCAGTGGCGGGCTCGCTGCTCGACCAGCGCCTCGATCAGCGGTCGTCAGTCGGACTGGCGGCGCTTCGCGGCCCGGCGGCCCTCGCGCTTGCTGCCCTTGGCGGCCTTCTTCGCCTCTTCCGGGCCGTACCCGTAGCCGTACCCGTAGCCGTACCCGTAGCCGTACCCGTAGCCACCGTCACCGCCGCTGCGTCGACGGACGGGCGCCATGTTGAGGACCGTGCCGAGCACGGTGCCGTCGACCTGGGCGAGCCGGTCGAGAGCCCCTCGGAGCTGATCGCGGGTGGTCTTGCCGTGGCGCACCACGACGAGGGCGCCATCGGACTGCGACGTCAGCAGCGCCGCATCGGTGACCGGCAGCAACGGAGGTGCGTCGAGGATGACGATGTCGTAGCGCTCGCGCAGGTCGACCAGGAGCTGGGCCATGGCCTGCGACTGCAGCAGCTCGGCCGGATTGGGCGGGATGGGGCCGCTCGTCACCACCTCGAGGCCGGTGCCGCCGTGCTTCTGCACCGCGTCGTCCAGGGAGACCCTGCCCACCAGGACCGTGGTGACGCCGACGGC
Proteins encoded:
- the cysC gene encoding adenylyl-sulfate kinase, yielding MSTAPQHCPSPAELDDLELLLTGALAPLRGFGEPGSPVTLALPPEVDTQAREAGAVELVDPEGLPLARVAWPAGVAEPLSRPDYGPFRRLHLTPAEVRERFAGRAVLVVTGALSDEQLEAARDLGPLVLLALCGHDRHGLPATALLRAGLVAADLLDAADVVAVPLTRRADDLRDRVVQAYAGSDRVVDQSELSPLPEPAPKPGETYYTYGTHSGAIGAIVRAADKAPDERGLVLFFTGLSGSGKSTLARALVDRVLEHTARTVTSLDGDVVRRNLSAGLTFSKADRETNIRRIGWVAAEIARHGGLAVCSPIAPFDETRQQVRQLVEDAGGTFFLVHVATPLEECERRDRKGLYAKARRGEIPEFTGISSPYEEPQDASVRVDTTGRTIEDALDDVLQALAAERLLDLTAEPAVERARPLSVVEQGPTPVVEQGRPSPVVEQGRQARVETPEAEAEAPLRILFVCTANICRSPYMEAAARHHLGDTSRVVVSSAGTHGFDAKPTDAAMAAQLQARSIDSSDFRSRAVTRELLDEADVVLTAEATHRTFLLEDQPEAFRKVFTLGQLAAYVESSGTTARGRALVAEAAASRGSASPGLDVADPYRRGDAAAQAAAEHIDRLLATVLPALTPED
- a CDS encoding asparaginase, whose translation is MSHVVVAEVVRSGFVEGRHHGSVVSLAADGSVAWSVGDAGEPILPRSCNKPVQALAMLRAGLELPPDLLAMACASHSGEEMHVERVHTILRGAGLDAGHLQCPADWPLDPAVKEALLRRRGDRSRAHMNCSGKHAAMLATCVVNGWSTHDYLDPAHPLQRLTVEVFAEMTGEEVDTIATDGCGAPLLSTSLTGLATAFRRLALGLDGRDEADVRSMRIAEAIRTHPELVSGSTRDERALLAAVPGAIGKGGAEACHVVALPDGRAVALKIEDGGERARPVVMVEALWRSGVLEVPGVDVVAVEGVGRHVLLGGGQPVGEVRSAF